In Lactococcus garvieae subsp. garvieae, the following proteins share a genomic window:
- a CDS encoding SpaH/EbpB family LPXTG-anchored major pilin — protein MNNTRKRKFTLASVVLLAAVSNMIVSQSAVEAVTTTIKNQVSNGEVIIYAQQAGPSSAAATGNAIGNNDGTQQAAGESSTSTATNNLTMSNVQFSATKITPTGAASAMVNSKGEVVSSAFTADASTRKIQKTDTNGMTDFTGLTDGYWLFHQMTLVGGVQTVKDFIVTVNTSDTTNKGPLNVYPKQDMTKYKNLFDIAATNADDNYNGKTPNELASPNADTTTLIDTNESDAGNTTTAAAGNMVGWNVNASFDKSQWANTSDTVTAPDIADNVKAKFTLEDTIPAGFTIGTPTLKAGTTALTPVVDYTMTTTNQVVSVSLTSDGMKKVAGLLDAATGRINMNLYIPTTVSGSVTAGAYKDNAKTTIINAYGVDLSSTPKNSTVNIGGVQLTKTDGTSAITSSPATFVLVRAKNATAAEALVKKHAASFNGSSSDLSSLPTAYSSTDNASFVTQADGTIAVKTTGASGVATFSGLNLVDTNTDTENTSNYFAVEVIAPDGFQLPTATTAANVTKVNASTTPAAHNNDIVNNKPFPLPFTGGAGIVTVVLIAGVAGFAAMVIRKKKQDAEVDSK, from the coding sequence ATGAATAATACAAGGAAAAGAAAGTTTACCTTAGCTTCTGTGGTGTTACTCGCTGCAGTTTCAAACATGATTGTTTCTCAATCAGCTGTTGAGGCTGTAACGACTACTATTAAAAACCAGGTTTCTAATGGTGAGGTTATCATTTATGCACAGCAGGCTGGACCTTCCAGTGCTGCCGCTACGGGAAACGCTATCGGTAATAATGATGGTACACAACAAGCTGCAGGAGAATCTTCAACATCTACGGCGACAAATAACTTAACAATGTCGAATGTTCAGTTTTCTGCAACTAAAATTACACCAACTGGTGCTGCTTCAGCAATGGTCAACAGTAAAGGGGAGGTAGTATCTTCAGCCTTCACGGCCGATGCTTCCACAAGAAAAATTCAGAAAACAGATACCAATGGTATGACTGACTTTACGGGACTTACTGACGGTTATTGGCTTTTTCACCAAATGACCTTGGTTGGCGGTGTACAGACCGTGAAGGATTTTATTGTGACGGTTAATACTTCTGATACAACCAATAAAGGGCCACTGAATGTCTATCCGAAGCAGGATATGACGAAATATAAAAATTTATTTGATATCGCTGCTACAAACGCTGATGATAACTACAACGGAAAAACGCCGAATGAACTTGCATCACCCAATGCAGATACGACAACTTTGATTGATACAAATGAGAGTGATGCTGGCAACACAACGACAGCAGCAGCTGGAAATATGGTCGGTTGGAACGTCAATGCAAGCTTTGATAAATCACAATGGGCAAATACTTCTGATACAGTAACAGCGCCGGATATCGCAGATAATGTGAAAGCAAAATTTACGCTGGAAGATACGATTCCAGCAGGCTTCACAATCGGTACTCCAACGCTCAAGGCGGGTACAACAGCTTTAACGCCTGTAGTAGATTATACAATGACGACCACCAATCAAGTGGTTTCAGTTTCTTTAACAAGTGACGGTATGAAAAAAGTAGCAGGTTTGCTTGATGCTGCAACAGGTAGAATCAATATGAACCTCTACATTCCTACGACGGTATCAGGTAGTGTTACTGCGGGGGCATATAAAGATAACGCTAAAACAACAATCATCAATGCTTATGGTGTTGACCTCAGTTCAACGCCTAAAAATTCAACTGTGAATATTGGCGGTGTCCAACTGACGAAAACAGATGGGACTTCAGCAATTACTTCGTCTCCAGCTACATTTGTGTTGGTAAGAGCAAAAAATGCGACAGCGGCTGAGGCCTTGGTTAAAAAACATGCTGCAAGCTTTAATGGTTCTTCCTCGGATCTTTCCAGTTTACCAACAGCCTACTCTTCAACTGACAATGCCTCTTTCGTGACACAGGCTGATGGAACAATTGCGGTCAAAACAACTGGGGCTTCAGGAGTGGCAACTTTTTCCGGTCTTAACCTTGTTGATACCAACACAGACACAGAAAACACAAGCAACTATTTTGCCGTCGAAGTGATTGCTCCTGATGGTTTCCAATTACCGACAGCAACCACAGCTGCCAATGTAACGAAGGTGAATGCTTCAACAACACCTGCTGCTCATAATAATGACATTGTGAATAATAAACCATTTCCACTTCCATTTACTGGTGGAGCAGGAATTGTCACAGTGGTGTTAATAGCAGGAGTAGCGGGCTTTGCAGCAATGGTCATTCGTAAAAAGAAACAAGATGCTGAGGTAGATTCAAAATAG
- a CDS encoding class C sortase: MRDKIPDKKRERRFSLRNIISTLLLIFALGLLFYPIFVNYMVAQQNKTTIQKYTRNVETLKPAQAKHLKEEAALYNQYIYTKSQYQSWNKAVPEYKKQLITDKDKVIAYLSIPQIKITNIPVYSGDSEETLAAGVGHIPQTSLPIGGENTHAVLSAHSGHINNTLFSDLEDLKMKDVFYIHVLDQTLKYEIFERKIVNPEDTDAINVIPGKDLVTLVTCWPTGINNKRLLVTGRRVTTTTMTPQEHIQRNKYGYNFWVMLLASLLALCALRLVLRNILGAKNYNMRIDRAQFDAIQKGKQELIIAPLPQGSKKYRLKDKVTLIAAEALESNKRQYFEKSEGQEWQSVNKSKEAEKQKVKITQIIDADKFNKPDRHLENTTYSNFKKAAEQLLQERLNTKRLPENCILIKVKVKE; encoded by the coding sequence ATGCGTGATAAAATTCCAGATAAAAAAAGAGAGCGTCGATTCTCACTGCGCAATATCATTTCCACCCTTCTATTGATTTTTGCTTTGGGCCTCTTGTTTTATCCTATCTTTGTGAACTATATGGTCGCGCAGCAAAATAAAACGACAATCCAAAAATATACCAGAAATGTTGAAACGCTAAAGCCAGCGCAAGCAAAACACCTTAAAGAAGAAGCTGCTCTTTATAATCAGTATATTTATACCAAAAGTCAATACCAAAGCTGGAATAAAGCAGTACCTGAGTATAAGAAACAGTTGATTACTGATAAGGATAAAGTTATTGCTTATCTCTCTATTCCTCAAATTAAGATTACGAATATTCCTGTTTATAGTGGCGATAGTGAAGAAACATTAGCAGCTGGTGTAGGCCACATCCCGCAGACGAGTTTGCCAATTGGTGGGGAAAATACACACGCTGTATTATCAGCGCATTCTGGACATATTAATAACACCTTGTTTTCTGATTTGGAAGACTTGAAAATGAAGGATGTTTTCTACATTCATGTCTTAGACCAAACATTAAAATACGAGATTTTTGAGCGAAAAATTGTGAATCCTGAAGATACGGACGCTATTAATGTTATTCCAGGAAAGGATTTGGTCACACTGGTTACATGCTGGCCGACAGGCATCAATAATAAGCGCTTACTTGTTACAGGAAGACGTGTTACTACAACTACGATGACCCCACAAGAACACATCCAACGTAATAAATACGGCTATAATTTCTGGGTGATGCTTCTTGCAAGTTTGTTAGCGTTGTGTGCATTAAGGCTTGTTTTACGGAATATCTTAGGTGCTAAAAACTATAATATGCGCATCGATAGAGCGCAGTTTGATGCAATTCAAAAAGGCAAACAAGAGCTTATTATTGCGCCACTTCCTCAGGGAAGTAAAAAGTACCGTTTAAAAGATAAGGTTACACTTATTGCGGCAGAGGCTCTTGAGTCTAATAAACGGCAATATTTTGAAAAATCAGAGGGTCAAGAGTGGCAGAGCGTTAATAAGAGTAAGGAAGCTGAAAAACAAAAAGTAAAAATCACTCAAATCATAGATGCAGATAAATTTAATAAACCAGATAGACACTTAGAAAATACAACATATTCTAATTTTAAAAAGGCAGCGGAGCAACTGCTACAAGAGCGGTTAAATACAAAGCGGCTTCCTGAAAACTGTATTTTAATTAAGGTGAAGGTAAAAGAATAA
- a CDS encoding LPXTG cell wall anchor domain-containing protein, whose translation MKKRRLLVLIFFFSIVLLRGNNTPIQAAERHSQNIIIVKYGLTSASQGFSSEQSFNTGLKINNIIIDNSGKELQPIADISYTVQQIMEKDALAVAAMDPSSYIKVGNPIKLLTNKEGIASIRLGDGKYILTEQVNRAAGLIDPQAPVLLDLPTADSLEEIYIYPKSSLIKTEKKLRQNHLKPTHIQYRHDLPHTGEKVSWFIALGGAFLLIIIAFVLNRKEKSTQTK comes from the coding sequence ATGAAAAAAAGACGACTATTGGTGCTTATATTCTTTTTTTCAATTGTCTTATTGAGAGGGAATAATACGCCAATTCAAGCGGCCGAAAGACATTCTCAAAATATAATAATTGTAAAATATGGGCTCACATCGGCGTCTCAAGGATTTTCTTCTGAACAAAGCTTTAATACCGGTTTAAAAATTAACAATATCATTATTGATAATTCTGGTAAGGAACTTCAGCCTATAGCTGATATAAGCTATACGGTGCAGCAAATTATGGAGAAGGATGCTCTAGCAGTAGCAGCGATGGACCCGTCAAGTTACATAAAAGTGGGAAACCCAATAAAACTTCTGACAAATAAAGAAGGGATCGCAAGCATACGCTTAGGGGACGGCAAATATATCTTAACCGAGCAAGTTAATAGAGCTGCAGGACTTATTGATCCGCAAGCTCCTGTCTTGCTTGATCTCCCAACAGCCGATAGCCTAGAAGAGATTTATATTTATCCCAAATCTAGTCTTATTAAGACTGAGAAGAAACTTAGACAAAATCATCTTAAGCCAACACACATCCAGTACAGACATGATTTACCCCATACGGGCGAAAAAGTCTCATGGTTTATCGCACTTGGTGGAGCATTTCTTTTGATTATTATTGCTTTTGTTCTTAATCGTAAAGAAAAAAGCACCCAAACGAAGTAA
- a CDS encoding LPXTG cell wall anchor domain-containing protein, whose translation MSSITMNYGANSSTTITAPGFFDYNATGGAFKTTIGQGASFDYSTGNTSNAFLGTLAATDSFTLNSAKHVRLNTNKTSGSSILGTDASAMPFVLNASSPSAYAINGYNSAGVSSLLASPTSGAFGVTGTFHSNLADLSKLTGQKIPTASEITTYQNSAQLEFNLVSPAQANFSYAWAADVPGQNGGAGTLIGQLPARVSEQGTVGGALTAPTLSAAPKGYYISGYKAPNGTIYTTLAAALATVNNVFGTTSNTTTPDIYMPSTNDFQVILSAQEQTFYINYGYAFTNFGNVPPFPANAYTQKGLTGAPLTISGLGAAPTGYHYSAVLNNTASAWIDQTNPETGGANTPTPYYASMSLALTAAITQQNGGMYFGISSLSTPPTINNQGAFDNNVMIMLTANAEIANYTYGWANITPGYNGNAGQIYGNLPSQATSKGGFGDTIARDTSGINSPGNTYQTFVAPPTDKALSGYSVAVRAPNGITYTSDPNAVASSTVVKTTTPLTTATQANTFKEGAAANNFVITYTPLANKLSWHYTYDSSISNPPSAPADIVQTGVLTGTPLTDPKATAPNGYFIEGYQYPGDTKIYRTIAELQTAHFSGTGDITINILLAKNFVLPYTGGSGQFGIILASATLAFLALAFYIFKKKD comes from the coding sequence ATGTCATCGATTACGATGAATTATGGTGCTAATTCTAGTACAACGATAACTGCACCTGGATTCTTTGATTATAATGCCACTGGTGGCGCTTTTAAAACAACGATTGGGCAGGGGGCCAGTTTTGACTACAGTACAGGAAATACTTCAAACGCTTTCTTAGGGACATTGGCTGCTACGGACAGTTTTACGCTTAATTCTGCAAAACATGTTCGGTTGAATACAAACAAAACATCTGGAAGTAGTATCCTTGGAACGGACGCAAGTGCAATGCCATTTGTACTCAATGCAAGCTCGCCTTCAGCTTACGCCATTAATGGCTACAATAGTGCCGGAGTTTCTAGTCTGCTGGCAAGTCCTACAAGTGGGGCATTTGGAGTAACTGGAACCTTTCATAGTAACTTAGCAGACTTAAGCAAACTTACAGGTCAAAAAATCCCAACTGCATCGGAAATTACTACTTATCAAAATTCTGCACAGCTTGAATTTAACCTTGTATCTCCTGCGCAAGCCAATTTTAGTTATGCGTGGGCGGCGGATGTTCCTGGACAAAACGGGGGAGCAGGTACTTTAATTGGTCAGCTACCGGCGCGTGTCTCAGAGCAAGGCACAGTTGGAGGTGCTTTAACAGCACCAACATTATCAGCAGCACCCAAGGGCTATTATATCTCCGGCTATAAAGCACCAAACGGAACAATCTATACTACGCTGGCTGCAGCTTTAGCAACGGTTAATAATGTATTTGGTACGACTTCGAACACAACGACACCTGATATTTATATGCCTTCAACAAATGATTTTCAAGTCATTTTGAGTGCCCAAGAGCAAACATTTTATATAAATTATGGCTATGCGTTTACGAACTTTGGGAATGTGCCCCCTTTCCCAGCCAATGCTTATACTCAAAAAGGCTTGACTGGCGCACCGCTCACGATAAGTGGCTTAGGAGCCGCTCCAACTGGATATCATTATTCTGCAGTGCTGAATAACACGGCTTCGGCTTGGATTGATCAGACAAATCCGGAAACGGGAGGGGCTAATACACCTACACCTTATTATGCATCGATGAGTTTGGCACTCACCGCAGCGATAACTCAGCAAAATGGTGGAATGTATTTTGGAATATCATCTTTAAGTACACCTCCCACAATCAATAATCAAGGCGCATTTGATAATAACGTAATGATTATGCTAACAGCAAATGCGGAAATCGCAAACTATACTTATGGTTGGGCAAATATTACGCCAGGTTATAATGGAAATGCCGGACAAATTTATGGGAATCTTCCGAGCCAAGCAACATCTAAAGGTGGCTTCGGTGACACAATTGCGCGAGACACATCGGGTATAAATTCTCCGGGGAACACTTACCAGACATTTGTCGCCCCTCCAACTGATAAGGCGCTTAGTGGTTATTCTGTGGCCGTGCGTGCGCCAAATGGAATAACATACACCTCGGATCCTAATGCTGTTGCGAGCTCTACAGTAGTGAAAACAACTACACCATTAACAACTGCGACTCAAGCAAATACCTTTAAAGAAGGGGCCGCAGCCAATAATTTTGTAATTACTTATACGCCCCTAGCAAATAAGCTAAGTTGGCACTACACATATGATTCGAGCATATCTAATCCGCCTAGCGCCCCTGCTGATATTGTCCAAACAGGTGTGCTAACAGGTACACCACTTACAGATCCCAAAGCGACAGCACCAAATGGGTACTTTATCGAAGGCTATCAGTATCCTGGAGATACGAAGATTTATCGTACCATTGCGGAGCTACAGACGGCGCATTTCTCTGGGACGGGTGATATAACGATTAATATCCTTTTAGCTAAGAATTTTGTTTTACCTTATACAGGAGGTTCAGGCCAGTTTGGAATAATCTTAGCATCAGCGACACTAGCCTTTCTTGCTTTAGCCTTTTACATCTTTAAAAAGAAAGATTAA
- the proB gene encoding glutamate 5-kinase yields the protein MTRKNILKAQRIVVKIGTSSLILPNGKINLSNIDELAFVLSDINNKGYEVILVTSGAIGAGLNVLGMNERPKDIAQQQALASIGQVELMSLYTQMFRRYSQKVSQLLLTRDVTDFPLSSNNAENALNALLSLGIIPIINENDAIAVDEMDHQTKFGDNDKLGAIVSKLVGADLLIMFSDIDGLYNKNPNIYDDAKIFKEIHEITDELRQMAGGAGSRFGTGGMTSKLAAAEILFDNKQEMVLTNGQRIREIKDIIAGQEIGTYFYPKN from the coding sequence ATGACAAGAAAAAATATACTAAAAGCACAACGAATCGTAGTTAAGATTGGCACAAGCTCGTTGATTTTACCGAATGGGAAGATAAATTTATCAAATATAGATGAACTGGCTTTTGTATTGTCCGATATAAATAATAAGGGGTATGAAGTTATCTTAGTAACTTCAGGTGCTATTGGAGCAGGGCTGAATGTCCTTGGAATGAATGAACGTCCAAAAGATATTGCACAGCAACAAGCCTTAGCAAGTATTGGTCAAGTAGAGTTGATGAGTCTTTATACGCAAATGTTTCGTCGTTATTCACAAAAAGTGTCCCAGCTTTTATTAACACGTGATGTTACAGATTTTCCACTGAGTTCAAACAATGCAGAAAATGCCTTAAATGCGTTGCTCTCTCTGGGGATTATCCCTATTATCAATGAAAATGATGCTATAGCTGTCGATGAAATGGATCATCAAACGAAATTTGGCGATAATGACAAACTGGGAGCAATTGTTTCAAAGCTCGTTGGCGCTGATTTACTCATCATGTTTTCTGATATTGATGGTCTTTATAATAAAAACCCCAATATTTATGATGATGCTAAAATATTTAAAGAAATCCATGAGATTACGGATGAATTACGACAAATGGCAGGCGGAGCCGGGAGTCGTTTTGGTACAGGTGGGATGACCTCTAAGCTCGCCGCTGCAGAAATTTTATTTGACAACAAGCAAGAGATGGTTCTGACCAATGGTCAACGGATCCGTGAAATAAAGGATATTATTGCTGGACAGGAAATTGGGACTTATTTTTACCCAAAAAATTGA
- a CDS encoding glutamate-5-semialdehyde dehydrogenase, whose translation MIEDLGVKVKAASKEAAKLSAARKNNFLLFLADALTQNTSRIISENERDLLKAKEHGISDIMLDRLRLTPERISDMALGLRQVADLPDPIGQVLQGFTNLDGLKIVQKRVPLGTVGMIFESRPNVTIDAFSLCFKTGNSVLLRGGSDAIHSNTVLVEIIKESLRKQGINASTVELLTDTSHAEAEKMMQADKFLDVLIPRGSARLINRVKEKATVPVIETGVGNCTIYVDETADLDMATKIVVNAKTQRPSVCNAAESLVVHAKIAAEFLPQLQEALKKTHEVEFRADEHSLKILQACDGNLAVAVQEEDFGTEYLDYIMSVKTVDNLDEAIEHINHYSTRHSESIVTKDYFNAQKFQEEIDAAAVYVNASTRFTDGFVFGLGAEIGISTQKLHARGPMGLEALTSSKYLIDGNGQIR comes from the coding sequence ATGATTGAAGATTTAGGAGTAAAGGTCAAAGCAGCAAGCAAAGAAGCTGCAAAACTATCTGCAGCAAGAAAAAATAACTTTCTGCTTTTCCTAGCAGACGCTCTCACTCAAAATACAAGTCGGATAATTTCTGAGAATGAGAGAGACTTACTTAAAGCAAAAGAGCACGGCATTTCGGATATTATGCTGGACCGTTTAAGGTTGACGCCAGAAAGAATTTCAGACATGGCGCTTGGATTACGACAAGTGGCTGACTTACCTGATCCTATCGGCCAAGTTTTACAGGGCTTCACCAATCTTGATGGGCTAAAAATTGTCCAAAAACGTGTGCCACTCGGTACGGTGGGGATGATTTTTGAGAGTCGTCCAAATGTGACGATTGATGCCTTTTCACTTTGTTTTAAAACAGGGAACAGTGTTCTCTTACGTGGGGGTTCAGACGCCATTCACTCCAATACAGTCTTGGTTGAAATTATTAAAGAAAGCTTACGTAAGCAAGGAATCAATGCCAGTACCGTAGAGCTTCTCACTGATACTAGCCATGCAGAAGCTGAAAAAATGATGCAGGCTGATAAATTTTTAGATGTACTTATTCCTCGTGGCTCTGCTCGACTGATTAATCGTGTAAAAGAAAAAGCAACCGTTCCTGTTATTGAAACTGGCGTTGGAAACTGTACCATTTATGTTGATGAAACTGCAGATTTAGATATGGCTACAAAAATAGTTGTCAATGCAAAAACACAACGCCCAAGTGTTTGTAATGCCGCTGAGAGTCTGGTTGTACATGCAAAAATCGCTGCTGAATTTTTACCTCAATTGCAGGAAGCTTTGAAAAAAACACATGAGGTTGAGTTTAGAGCGGACGAACACTCTTTGAAAATTCTCCAAGCTTGTGATGGAAACTTAGCAGTTGCTGTTCAGGAAGAAGACTTTGGTACGGAGTACTTAGACTATATTATGTCGGTGAAAACAGTTGATAATTTAGATGAAGCAATTGAACATATTAATCATTATTCGACACGCCATTCAGAAAGTATCGTCACTAAAGATTACTTTAATGCCCAAAAATTTCAAGAGGAGATTGATGCAGCAGCAGTCTATGTAAATGCATCGACACGATTTACAGATGGTTTTGTTTTCGGACTTGGCGCAGAAATTGGAATATCTACTCAAAAACTCCATGCACGCGGGCCAATGGGACTTGAAGCCTTGACTTCAAGTAAATATCTCATTGACGGCAATGGTCAAATTCGCTAA
- a CDS encoding alpha/beta hydrolase: protein MKKRAQKSKKGIDMLGVTFFVFIVAVIGVLGVAFYYQQTKASPGEPSTRVIKKNTEQLKSELTIYPTLYVTGSSGTPKNNISHLVQAVTNKNNAAKPGLTVIAETGNKYKLRISGKIDAGNKYPAIAVGTDHGTNNHEIYQYAIKATIEYLAAHYNVPWYNILGYSSGAGGAMRFLINYSQDKNLPPAKKFVALDGEFNRKEKLRANESMERLYQNGPENKSADYNYFEKNYSKMDKGIHVYLMALDTPVGSDFDGVLPWSDLFSVYNLFEKNGNVTEKFTYTNRPGERYSHGSICKMPAAQDYIEKVFYSST from the coding sequence ATGAAAAAAAGAGCGCAGAAGAGCAAGAAAGGAATTGATATGTTAGGTGTGACATTTTTTGTTTTTATTGTTGCAGTAATTGGAGTTTTAGGTGTGGCTTTCTATTACCAACAGACCAAGGCAAGCCCTGGCGAGCCAAGTACGCGCGTGATTAAGAAAAATACAGAGCAGCTCAAGTCAGAGCTAACCATTTACCCAACGCTGTATGTGACGGGCTCAAGTGGCACTCCTAAAAACAATATCAGTCATTTAGTTCAAGCAGTAACCAATAAAAATAATGCCGCAAAGCCAGGTCTCACTGTCATTGCGGAAACAGGAAATAAATATAAATTAAGAATCTCTGGGAAAATTGATGCAGGTAACAAATATCCAGCTATTGCTGTTGGGACAGATCACGGAACAAATAATCACGAAATTTATCAGTATGCGATAAAAGCTACAATAGAATATCTAGCGGCACATTATAACGTCCCTTGGTACAACATTTTGGGGTATTCTTCGGGCGCAGGTGGAGCCATGCGGTTTTTGATCAATTATTCGCAAGATAAAAATTTACCTCCCGCTAAAAAATTTGTTGCTTTAGATGGTGAATTTAATCGCAAAGAAAAATTAAGAGCCAACGAGAGTATGGAAAGACTGTATCAAAATGGCCCCGAAAACAAAAGTGCTGATTATAACTATTTTGAAAAAAATTACTCAAAAATGGACAAGGGCATTCACGTTTACCTCATGGCTTTAGATACACCTGTCGGCTCAGATTTTGATGGTGTTCTTCCTTGGTCGGATCTCTTTTCTGTTTACAACCTCTTTGAAAAAAATGGCAATGTAACAGAAAAATTTACCTATACAAATAGACCAGGAGAGCGATATTCTCATGGTTCAATTTGTAAAATGCCCGCAGCACAGGACTACATCGAAAAGGTTTTTTACTCTTCCACTTAA
- a CDS encoding teichoic acid D-Ala incorporation-associated protein DltX gives MNRKYKKLFIFFGKTLFYFAVILILLYLYSYSKTGGAHFIYNEF, from the coding sequence ATGAATAGAAAATATAAAAAATTATTCATCTTTTTTGGAAAGACACTGTTTTACTTTGCAGTGATTTTAATCCTACTTTACCTTTACTCCTATAGTAAAACGGGAGGCGCACACTTTATCTACAACGAATTTTAG